TGGatggtaaaataaaataatatatcaatATTATGCACAATAATAGATACGAAccatataattaaaaaaaaaaaacaaataccagttctaaattattattgatcATTTCTGAATGAGTACATCAAGTACATACAACTAATCACAGCATCTCTCAAATCATCGAAGACAGCATTTTTGGTTGGGCAAATCATATTTTCATCATGTTGATGTAAACGACTATTAGGagttattaaaatttgaaattatccCATGTGAGCTTagacatttaaatatttaagatttttaaagAAAGTAAGAGAATAAAACAAGCGATAGGAAACTATAGCTCTTACGAAATACCTCCCCAACTCCAACAGTGATAACATGAGGTGAAAAGGCCAGTCCTGCAGAATTGTTCATCCATTCACCTAAGAAGAGAGAAACAAAATAACCGTAAAAGTTTACACATTTCATGGGAAAAAAGATAAACATGGCCTTTTGCATTACTACTGACTGAGTAACCatcaaaataatagaaaataaacaattttgtcAGAGTAAAGGGTAGTGAAATACTAAGTGTTCAGATTTTCATGGTTTCTGAATTCTTTagaatgaaatataaaatagaatcttGCAATCAGAATAAGAACAAAATTAGAATCACGATGTTGCTTTCTGTAAAGCACGTGTTTAAGAACCCGCACAGAAGTTGAACATCAGAAACTATAACAATGGGCACTTGTTTCTGCTTGAGAACatgctttttttctttcttttcaaaaGCTGTCAGAAAGCTAGACAAAAAAGGAATTGTGTTTTTCTCAAGCAGAAGCAAACACACACGAATTGCCTCGGTTCAACCTATCTTGAAAGTGTTCAGAAGATCCATATATTACAATCACTATCAATTCAGGGATTTCTGAAGCGGGATTTATGATTAAGAAGTAATGAGATAATAATAACTTGGAGACCACAACCACAAACATAAAGCACAATAATGgcaaaaaaatagaaaaacattcCAAactcataaaagaaaaaaggaaataataaaatagaaattgcCACTTCACACAATAAAGCATTTAAGAAATGGGAAAATAACAGTACACGTTCACGGCCTTTCTCAAGAATGCTACCAAAGACAGCAAAATGACCGGAGTGGGGATGTTAATGATTAAACAGTTGCCAATTTTTCTAATTACCAAATAAGCATATATCTGATTTTAACAACCtctatacatatattttatcaTAATCTCCATTAATTTTCTCAGATAAAATATATAACCTAGTCTCTTAAAAATGTTTAATCGAATTGCTTAGATCCCCTATTTCTTTCATGCATACCATAAAAGGATGAACTTGAGAGCAAGTTGACAACCTTAATAGGAAAAAAATGAACTAGTTAGCGAGCTGTCAACTTCAGGGCAAAAGAAACAAAGTAACTTCTTTTAGGGACCTTATCAACAATTATTAACACCCCACTTTTCTCTTTCAAATGATAGCTTCACTTTTGAGAAATTGAATCCCAATATGAACAGATCAAGCAATCAACAGGAAATTATAATTTCAAACTAACATAATTATAAACGTACCTAAAGTGGCAAGCTGTTGCTTCCTTCCACTTCCAGGTGGGCGTCCTCTGGGCCGTTTCTCAGAGGGAGTGCCTGTTCCTGAGGTGGAATTTGCAGTGGCAGACAAGGGAGAGAGTCTCAGGGAAACAGTCCCACTATCAGGACCATACTTCCTTGGCCTccctcttttctttttcacagATTCACCGGAAGAAGCCATTCCACCTCCACCGTCAGGTGGAGAACCTAAGTTTATGCCATGACCAAAGCCACCACGTTGAGGCTGAGGCTGGGGCTGGGACTGAGCCTGAGGCTTAGCCTCTACTGAGTATGAAGAACCTGAAGAGACATTTGACAAAGCTCTGAAAACAGAAGGTGGTTGGAACCCAGAGGGTGTTCCGGTTCCAGGACCAGACCCACCAACCCCTCCTCCTCTATGATGCATGTAATACGGAGCAGAGCCGCCAGGAAAACCCATACCTTCTCTTCCATCCATGCATTTACCAACAGGTTTGTCAATTGTGAAAAACAATAATCTTCTTTCCAGAACACAAAATCCTCACACCAGTGCTTACTTTTTAAACTAAGAAACCAGTAAAGACACAAAAACAGGGGTTGAGCAAGATTCCCTTCCACAAGCTCAAAAGCAAATAGCTTTCACAATGATGGAAAGATTAGATCTTTAACCCTAAATCGAAGAAGACAAGAAGAGGATCTAAAGTTCAGAAGCACCAAAGATTGAAGCTGAAGGATTTTGAAAAGTAAATGCAAGAACAGGTAAGTGAGGGGAAATGTAGAAAAAAGCAGAGGCCTAGATTGAAGAGAAAAAAGTGAAGCCAGCAAGGTGGGGGTTGTGTTCCGGAATCATGTGCGTAACAGGCTACGAAAACAAAACCCTAGATTTGAAAATCTAGGGTTTTGACAGAAGAATGCAGTGTGAGTGAGGGTGGGAAAGGGGTAAAGAAAAGACAAAGAATGGGACTTCACTTGGGACTTGAGAAGAGAATgggaaattaaaataataataataataaataattaagttaATAAAGGGCATTTGAATTAAAGTTGGGT
The sequence above is a segment of the Phaseolus vulgaris cultivar G19833 chromosome 2, P. vulgaris v2.0, whole genome shotgun sequence genome. Coding sequences within it:
- the LOC137811417 gene encoding AT-hook motif nuclear-localized protein 5-like; this translates as MDGREGMGFPGGSAPYYMHHRGGGVGGSGPGTGTPSGFQPPSVFRALSNVSSGSSYSVEAKPQAQSQPQPQPQRGGFGHGINLGSPPDGGGGMASSGESVKKKRGRPRKYGPDSGTVSLRLSPLSATANSTSGTGTPSEKRPRGRPPGSGRKQQLATLGEWMNNSAGLAFSPHVITVGVGEDIVAKLFSFSQQRPRALCILTGTGTVSSVTLRQPASTSISVSYEGRFQILCLSGSYLVSEEGGPRSRTGGMSVSLSSPDGHIIGGGVASLIAASPVQVVVCSFVYGSSKPKTKQVTTATKDSSCEPQSSDKLASQGSAPNQNYSSPATGMWPASSRPLEVKSAHPHTGIDLTRG